A window of Chloroflexota bacterium genomic DNA:
GAGATGGCCATCTATGCCGCCCAGCTCCTCGTTGACGTACTTGATGGCATCAAGGTTGGCGTGCCCCATGGGCGAACCCTTTTCTGCAGCCGGGCCAGTCGAAGGAGTGGTAATGCCGACTTTGATCGTTTTTTCTTCCGGGCCAGCGCAGGCGCTACCGAGCAGTGGCAGAACGGCTAACATTAGAGCCAGACAGAGTAAACCAGCCATAACTACCCATTTTTTCTGTGTCATTTTTTCCTCCTTTTGGATATCGAGATACTTCATGATAGTCAGGTCGTTACATTGTATCGATACCTCCTTCCCAAGACTAGTACGAGAATGGCCATAGCCGGTAGGCGGACTTGAAAAGTGCCCAGCGGTGAGCAAGCCCCCTCGGCTCAAGTATCAGGAAAAGGATAATTACCAGCCCGAATAACATCGGGGTAACACCAGTGGCAAAGCCGGCAGGGAACATGGTGAATGACCTCTCCAGAAGAGGCACAATCTCCACGGTCAGTATTTGCTGGAGCAGTCGTATAAAAACGACGCCAAATATCGGGCCGATGCTCGTGCCAAGTCCGCCGATAATTATCATGCCGATGTACAGAATAGACTCCGTCAGGCTGAACTGCTCCGCATTCAGGAAACCAATCCAGTGGGCCAGCAGCGAACCGGCGATTCCGGCCATAAAACAGCCGATGAAAAAGGCCAGCAGCTTGTAGTACAGAAGATTTATGCCCATTACCTCCGCTGCCAGGTCGTTATCCCTGATGGCGATGAACGCCCGGCCGATCCGTGTCCGTGCCAGGTTCTTGGCGAAAAACGTACAGAGGGCAGCGATGCTTATGATGAGGTAAAACTGGCTGGTCTCACTGCGGAACTCATAACCGGCGATAGATGCATAGGGTACTTTAATGCCGACAAAGCCGCCGGTCACCGACCAGTGGTTGATGACCCAGATGATGATGAACTGGGCGGCGATGGTGCTGATTGCCAGGTAAAACCCTTTGACCCGCGCCGATGGCAGACCGAATATCAGCCCGATGAGTCCGGCCATAAGTCCGGCGCAGAGCAGTCCTACCAGGAAGGGCAGTTCCAGCCTGTTGGTCAGAACAGCGGAGGTATAGGCGCCGACAGCGATAAAACCGGCGTGGCCGATGGACAGCTGCCCGCAGTAGCCAACCAGCAGGTTCAGACCGATGGCGGCGATGAGGGTGATGCCGATGAGGTTGGTCACGCCAAGCCAGTAGTTACTCAGGTAAAGCGGGGAGGCGAGCAGAAGTACCAGGAAGCCGATGAAAAGCGCCCAGTGCGTCTTGGTGCGCAGGATGGCCATGTCCTGTGCGTAGGTATAATTCCGCGTGCCGCTCGGCAGACTCATTAACTATATCCTCTCAATGCGCACTTCCCCAAACAGCCCATAGGGCTTGATAATCATGACGATGATGATAATGACAAACGGTATGATATCCTTCACTCCCGCCCAAAGAAAGGGCGTGAGGTAACCACCACCGAGGCTCTCACAAAGCCCGATAATCGGTCCGGCAATGATGGCGCCAAGGAACGAGTCAAGGCCGCCCAGTATCACCACCGAGAACGCCTTGAGGCCGGTCTGGACCAGTCCATGTGTGATACCGCCGATGCTGGAAATCAGTATCCCGCCAATCGCCGCCACCACGCAGGCGAACATCCACGACCTCGAAAAAACGGCGGTCACCGGGATACCGCAGGCCTGAACCGCCCTCTGGTCATCAGCGGTGGCCCGCATGGCAATGCCCATTTTATGGTAGCGGAAGAAAAGGGTCAGCACGGCGAATACCGCCAGGCAGATACCGACCACCCAGATATATTCCTGGGAGATAACCGCCGGCCCGATGTGAACCACCTCTCTGGGGAACAATCTGGGGAGCGCATCAACGCTCCAGGGCCAGATGAAAGTGACCACACCTTCGATGAAGTAGCCTATCCCCAGCGTCACGGTAATGAGCGCCAGAATCGGCTGGGCGATGAGTGGACGCAGCGCGAAGCGCTCAATCGTCCAGCCCAGACCCAGGGCGAAGAGGATGACCAGCGGGAACGCCAGCCAGATTGGGAACTGAGCCTGTACCAGCATAGCATAGGTAAACCAGGAAGATATGAGCACTATCTGGCCAAGGGCCAGGTTGGCCACGCTGCTCGACTTCCAGATGAGGGCAAAGCCCAGGGCAATCAGCGCATAGACCATGCCCACGGCAATGCCGCTGATAACATACTGCAGAAGCTCAGCCATTTGACATAATATCCCTTACCTTGATACTTGTGCTCACGAAACCTTTCCGTCCATCCCGGTAAGTTACGGGAGCCTTCACGTCTATCTCTTGACCGTTCTTATATAATGACTCGATAAGCTCTTTGTAGCGCTCCTCCATGAATTCACGTCTGATTTTTCGGGTACGGGTCAGCTCCGCCTCATCAGCGTCAAACTCCTTGTGCATGAGGACGAACCTCTGCACTCTCGCCGGCTCCGGCAGATAGCCGTTCACCCTGAGCAGGTCCTTCCGGATAAGGTCGGCCACTTCCTCTTTCTGGGAAAGGTCAACAAAGGTGGTATAGGGGATATGGTGGCGCTCGGCCCATTTACCGACCATGCCGAAATCGATATTGAGAATCGCCGAAACGAAATCTTTATCCTTGCCGCCGATAACCATGGCGTCTTTAATGTAAGGACTGAACCTGAGCCTCCCCTCGACGTACTGAGGTGCGTACTTGATTCCGGAGCGCAGCTGCCCCAGATGGTCTATCCGGTCAATGAATAGCAGGTGTCCGTCATCGTCGATATTGACGGCGTCGCCGGTATGGCACCAGCCGTTAACCAGGGTTTCAAAGGTCTTCTTATCATCTTTGTGGTAACCGTTGAACAGACAGTTGTTCCTGACCAGAAGCTCGCCTTCATCGGTGATGCGCACTTCCGTGCCGATGGCCGGGCGCCCGACGCTCTCGAACTTGATTTCACCTTTGCCGTGTGAGGAAATAAGGCCGGCTTCGGTGCTGCCGTAGTTCTGGCGCAGCTCGATGCCGATGGCGTGAATAAGGCGGAAGGTGTCCAGGCTGAGCACCGAACTGCCGGTTACGGCAAACCGGACATTGTTCAAACCGAGACGGTCTTTCAGGGCGCGGAAAAGCAGGAAATAGGCGATGCCGTAAAGCAGGCGCCAGAACAGGTTCGGCTTCTTGTTGGCGAAATGGAAATCGGCCATTTTGTAGCCCACGGGCATGAATAAGCGATAGGCAAAGCGCTTCAGGGGGTGGGCGTCTATCATCTTGACCTGGATATCGCGCACCAGGCTTTCCCACTGGCGGGGCCCGTAGATTACGAAGCTGGGGCCGACCTCCCGGGTGTCCTCGGCGATGGTCTCCGGTTCTTCGGGAAAGTTCAATCTTGCCCCGCTGAGGAGGTGGGGGATGGTGGCGAAAAAGCTGTCGCCCACCCAGGCCGCCGGGAAGTTGGAAATGAGGTCATCGTTCTCGCTGAGCGGGTAGCGGTCGACGAATGCCTGTGAAGTATTGATAAGCGCCTGGTATGTGAGCACTGCTCCCTTGGGCAGGCCGGTGGTGCCAGAGGTGTAATAGATGAAGGCGGTGTCACTGCCTTTACCCCGCTCTATATTCTGCTCAAATACCCCCTGGTGTGTTTGCTCATATTCCCGGCCCAACTTGATGACTTCGGTGAAAGCAATCAGTATCGGGTCATCGTAGTTCCTCAGTCCCTTCGGGTCCCAGTAGATGACCTTCTTCAATTCGGGCAGTTCCTCTTTTATTTCCAGGAACTTGTCGGTCTGCTCCTGGTCGTTGACGATGGCGAATTTGGCTCCTGAGTGCTCGGCAACGTACTTCACCTCGGATGGAATGGAATCGACGAATATGCCCGTGACGATGCCCTGTGCCGCTTGTGTGGCAAATTCCGCCCAGAACCATTCCGGCTCATTATCACCGATGATGCAGACGACATCGCCCGGTTCCAGCCCGAGACTGATCATTCCCAGGGAGAAGTATTTAACTCTGTCATAGTAATCCTGCCAGCTATAGCGCTGCCAGACGCCGAAGTTCTTCATGGCCATAGCGGCACTCCGGGGCCACCGCTCATAGTTGCGTTTAATCAATTTCGGGATGGTATCTGGAACCTCAGCCAGCACTTTATTACCCTTTCCCTGCCTTTTTCAGGATGACCGATTTAAAGCTACAAAAATACCTCCCGCTTAGGAGGTACTCTTATTCTGCATACACTTTATCTATAGTAATTAACTACACGTATTCGCTTCCCCCCAAGCGCACCCCGGTGCGCCCGGTAAAGACGAATTTTGTTCTCTCCATTGGATAACGGGTCGATTTCATAGCTGGAGGCAAGTTTACCATAATGAAAAAGACGCTGTCAATATACGCGAGTATGCTAGAGATTCTAAGAACTTTTGGTTATGGTTGACAAAGGTGTATTCATCTATAATACTGTGTAAAATCATAAAGAGGGTTAATTT
This region includes:
- a CDS encoding branched-chain amino acid ABC transporter permease, whose protein sequence is MSLPSGTRNYTYAQDMAILRTKTHWALFIGFLVLLLASPLYLSNYWLGVTNLIGITLIAAIGLNLLVGYCGQLSIGHAGFIAVGAYTSAVLTNRLELPFLVGLLCAGLMAGLIGLIFGLPSARVKGFYLAISTIAAQFIIIWVINHWSVTGGFVGIKVPYASIAGYEFRSETSQFYLIISIAALCTFFAKNLARTRIGRAFIAIRDNDLAAEVMGINLLYYKLLAFFIGCFMAGIAGSLLAHWIGFLNAEQFSLTESILYIGMIIIGGLGTSIGPIFGVVFIRLLQQILTVEIVPLLERSFTMFPAGFATGVTPMLFGLVIILFLILEPRGLAHRWALFKSAYRLWPFSY
- a CDS encoding branched-chain amino acid ABC transporter permease, whose protein sequence is MAELLQYVISGIAVGMVYALIALGFALIWKSSSVANLALGQIVLISSWFTYAMLVQAQFPIWLAFPLVILFALGLGWTIERFALRPLIAQPILALITVTLGIGYFIEGVVTFIWPWSVDALPRLFPREVVHIGPAVISQEYIWVVGICLAVFAVLTLFFRYHKMGIAMRATADDQRAVQACGIPVTAVFSRSWMFACVVAAIGGILISSIGGITHGLVQTGLKAFSVVILGGLDSFLGAIIAGPIIGLCESLGGGYLTPFLWAGVKDIIPFVIIIIVMIIKPYGLFGEVRIERI
- a CDS encoding AMP-binding protein produces the protein MAEVPDTIPKLIKRNYERWPRSAAMAMKNFGVWQRYSWQDYYDRVKYFSLGMISLGLEPGDVVCIIGDNEPEWFWAEFATQAAQGIVTGIFVDSIPSEVKYVAEHSGAKFAIVNDQEQTDKFLEIKEELPELKKVIYWDPKGLRNYDDPILIAFTEVIKLGREYEQTHQGVFEQNIERGKGSDTAFIYYTSGTTGLPKGAVLTYQALINTSQAFVDRYPLSENDDLISNFPAAWVGDSFFATIPHLLSGARLNFPEEPETIAEDTREVGPSFVIYGPRQWESLVRDIQVKMIDAHPLKRFAYRLFMPVGYKMADFHFANKKPNLFWRLLYGIAYFLLFRALKDRLGLNNVRFAVTGSSVLSLDTFRLIHAIGIELRQNYGSTEAGLISSHGKGEIKFESVGRPAIGTEVRITDEGELLVRNNCLFNGYHKDDKKTFETLVNGWCHTGDAVNIDDDGHLLFIDRIDHLGQLRSGIKYAPQYVEGRLRFSPYIKDAMVIGGKDKDFVSAILNIDFGMVGKWAERHHIPYTTFVDLSQKEEVADLIRKDLLRVNGYLPEPARVQRFVLMHKEFDADEAELTRTRKIRREFMEERYKELIESLYKNGQEIDVKAPVTYRDGRKGFVSTSIKVRDIMSNG